From Thunnus albacares chromosome 22, fThuAlb1.1, whole genome shotgun sequence, the proteins below share one genomic window:
- the LOC122973900 gene encoding uncharacterized protein LOC122973900 isoform X1, whose product MKLLLSCLLLASLCDLSSWSVSSTGTLVVTQTADVSVMEGEMVNITCCWTGTFERVERMGVNWLKNETEIKNITRICNSTNTSQGSLQKEACNCSTLTFTNITREDEGKYYCKVIEEIPVFTEAKGNGTVITVKDRDDIKDKTEEESFSSSSLPLIITLAVVAPVLLLTLICVCILRRKQAIAARVIYEVPHIDSEVADMDKHSTSSSKGSFQWCQVPVYESFDYLEHTESKQSSQTDLRQRDSIKPLNLITTAVNSSSDVRGA is encoded by the exons ATGAAGCTTCTACTGAGCTGTCTGCTTCTGGCTTCGCTCTGTGATCTCTCATCTTGGA GTGTTTCATCAACAGGCACACTTGTTGTGACCCAGACTGCTGATGTCTCTGTCATGGAGGGGGAGATGGTAAACATCACCTGCTGCTGGACAGGGACGTTTGAAAGAGTTGAAAGAATGGGAGTTAACtggctgaaaaatgaaacagaaattaaGAATATAACTAGAATCTGCAACTCAACAAATACATCTCAAGGATCTCTGCAGAAGGAGGCCTGTAACTGTTCAACCTTGACCTTTACAAATATCACAAGAGAGGATGAAGGGAAATACTACTGCAAGGTGATTGAGGAGATACCAGTTTTCACTGAGGCTAAAGGAAATGGTACTGTCATCACAGTTAAGGACAGAGACGACATAAAGGACAAAACAGAAGAAG AGAGTTTTTCATCTTCTTCACTTCCCCTGATCATTACCCTGGCTGTAGTGGCTCCAGTGCTGCTCCTCACTCTCATCTGTGTCTGCATACTGCGAAGGAAACAAG CGATAGCAGCCAGGGTGATCTACGAGGTTCCGCACATTGACTCTGAGGTGGCAGACATGGACAAACACAGCACCAGCTCCTCCAAAGGCTCCTTTCAGTGG tgTCAGGTGCCAGTGTATGAATCCTTCGATTACCTTGAACACACAGAGAGTAAACAAAGTTCACAGACTGATCTGAGGCAGAGGGACTCCATCAAGCCTCTGAACTTAATCACTACAGCAGTGAACTCTTCATCAGATGTTAGAGGAGCCTGA
- the LOC122973900 gene encoding uncharacterized protein LOC122973900 isoform X2: MKLLLSCLLLASLCDLSSWSVSSTGTLVVTQTADVSVMEGEMVNITCCWTGTFERVERMGVNWLKNETEIKNITRICNSTNTSQGSLQKEACNCSTLTFTNITREDEGKYYCKVIEEIPVFTEAKGNGTVITVKDRDDIKDKTEEESFSSSTGNSLPLIIGLAVVAPMLLLTLLCVCIQGTKKRHLFFSYLPIGVSAHAAISASACLSLLPPPKYTRGES; this comes from the exons ATGAAGCTTCTACTGAGCTGTCTGCTTCTGGCTTCGCTCTGTGATCTCTCATCTTGGA GTGTTTCATCAACAGGCACACTTGTTGTGACCCAGACTGCTGATGTCTCTGTCATGGAGGGGGAGATGGTAAACATCACCTGCTGCTGGACAGGGACGTTTGAAAGAGTTGAAAGAATGGGAGTTAACtggctgaaaaatgaaacagaaattaaGAATATAACTAGAATCTGCAACTCAACAAATACATCTCAAGGATCTCTGCAGAAGGAGGCCTGTAACTGTTCAACCTTGACCTTTACAAATATCACAAGAGAGGATGAAGGGAAATACTACTGCAAGGTGATTGAGGAGATACCAGTTTTCACTGAGGCTAAAGGAAATGGTACTGTCATCACAGTTAAGGACAGAGACGACATAAAGGACAAAACAGAAGAAG aGAGTTTTTCATCTTCTACCGGCAATTCACTTCCTCTGATCATTGGCCTGGCTGTAGTGGCTCCAATGCTGCTCCtcactctcctctgtgtctgcaTCCAAGGTACAAAGAAAAGACACTTATTCTTTTCTTACTTACCCATCGGAGTATCTGCTCATGCAGCTATTTCTGCCTCAGCTTGCCTGAGTCTTCTGCCTCCACCCAAATACACTAGAGGTGAAAGTTAG